In one window of Frigoriglobus tundricola DNA:
- a CDS encoding RNA polymerase sigma factor — translation MDTARLLRLARDTAPPTGADSTDTDLLHRYAVEHDEAAFAELVRRNGPHVLRACRHVLGEAGAEDAFQATFLLLARSAGRLARPGSLAGWWLHAAAVRIARARGPGGGPAAGVRTRRPHGADRPGRPDLARGP, via the coding sequence ATGGACACCGCCCGCTTGCTGCGCCTCGCGCGCGACACCGCCCCGCCGACCGGAGCCGATTCGACGGACACGGACCTGCTCCACCGTTATGCGGTGGAGCATGACGAGGCCGCGTTCGCCGAACTCGTCCGGCGGAACGGGCCGCACGTCCTCCGGGCCTGTCGGCACGTCCTCGGTGAGGCGGGTGCCGAGGACGCGTTCCAGGCCACGTTCCTGCTCCTGGCTCGATCTGCCGGACGGCTCGCGCGGCCGGGCTCTCTGGCCGGGTGGTGGCTCCACGCGGCCGCCGTTCGGATCGCGCGCGCGCGCGGGCCGGGCGGAGGGCCGGCGGCGGGAGTACGAACGCGCCGCCCGCACGGCGCCGATCGCCCGGGACGCCCTGACCTGGCGCGAGGTCCGTGA
- a CDS encoding sigma factor-like helix-turn-helix DNA-binding protein gives MTWREVREVLDRELAALPEKYRVPLVLCYLQELTYEEAARRAGCPVGALRGRLERGKERLRKRLAEYGLPLAAPALLLGPPAPVSAALASATLDTVRTVANGGRVPAAIAGLVGPRTGFRVAFLAPLAVALTALGAVLAGSERPGAVAEPPAPPAREVAGPPARVDPFGDPLPDGGLVRLGTMRSRAGIHTFGLRADGTVVTVGPLFGGGKWDQKIGVRTWGPRSDASEAPVPLPLKEYNPALFPQVSLDGRFVAAGTTAKVVVWEWTSRAKEVAAFPIERARGLALSPDGSRLAVAHEKVALCDVRTGAVRELEPGPAEVLCFSGDGRRLMAGSSERVVVWDVATGKRLADHKGETLGGGVPSALDHTGSVIAALPHGWGEDRVRFLDAITGEPVAGLTGPEVEIYGGVVTFAPDGKTVLLGNKDGVCWWDPAAGKLIRQFDAPSSTAAWFERQQARLTPDGKVLVWHTQQALFRWDATTGKPLFPQAQGTGHTEEVKALDISPDGTRVATLGGEPGVRVWDATTGRQLFVLPSSIPTDVDNADFSPDGRFLFTLSRKRDAVVKWDVATGKEITRYVVGTPEELRTSTLCAFRLAPNGRIVHGVLDDLFRKSARMVQWDAESGRILSERTVTNRGQEDGYQGSFSPDCRWFAGAESLFPVELGPTAKAIALEKARPIGMYVFSSDSRLLALTGWSVEAPATPSDPACHAVVLDVATGAKVFEMPVRWCTGFAFHPDGRSLAGAESDGLVFWDLVTGKEYARRKAHARHPIDPQPFARVMRYFPDGTKLVTGHHDTTALIWEAPVRPKGAKVLDEKGRAALWDDLASPDGAKGWGAVWGLADDPGAVAFLRGKVTPVPALPAKEFDPLLADLGSEAFATREAATEKLKAALDRATGPLRAALKAELTAEQKLRVEQLLAAWPGADRRPLTGDRLRGVRAVAALELAGTAGARKLLAELAAGAADATITREAKFALGRVSR, from the coding sequence CTGACCTGGCGCGAGGTCCGTGAGGTCCTCGACCGGGAACTCGCCGCGCTGCCCGAGAAGTACCGCGTCCCGCTCGTGTTGTGCTACCTCCAGGAACTGACCTACGAGGAGGCGGCCCGTCGGGCCGGGTGTCCCGTCGGAGCGCTCCGCGGTCGCCTGGAGCGGGGGAAAGAACGGCTCCGTAAGCGGCTCGCGGAGTACGGGCTGCCGTTGGCGGCCCCGGCCCTCCTTCTCGGCCCCCCGGCGCCGGTTTCTGCCGCCCTCGCAAGCGCCACGCTCGACACGGTGCGGACGGTTGCGAACGGCGGCCGAGTGCCCGCGGCCATCGCCGGACTGGTCGGCCCCAGGACGGGCTTCCGTGTTGCCTTCCTCGCTCCGCTTGCCGTCGCTCTCACCGCCCTCGGGGCCGTTTTGGCCGGGAGCGAACGTCCGGGGGCTGTGGCCGAGCCGCCCGCGCCGCCCGCTCGCGAGGTCGCTGGACCGCCCGCGCGAGTCGATCCGTTTGGCGACCCGCTTCCGGACGGGGGCCTCGTTCGGCTCGGGACGATGCGCTCGCGGGCCGGCATCCACACCTTCGGCCTTCGCGCCGACGGGACCGTGGTCACCGTTGGCCCGTTATTCGGTGGTGGGAAGTGGGACCAGAAAATCGGCGTTCGGACGTGGGGCCCGAGGAGCGACGCATCCGAAGCCCCGGTGCCGCTCCCGCTCAAAGAATATAACCCGGCCCTCTTCCCCCAGGTGTCGCTCGACGGGCGGTTCGTCGCCGCCGGCACAACGGCCAAAGTGGTCGTTTGGGAGTGGACCTCGCGCGCGAAAGAAGTTGCCGCGTTCCCGATCGAGCGCGCGCGTGGCCTCGCCCTGTCCCCGGACGGGAGCCGGTTGGCGGTGGCGCACGAGAAGGTCGCGCTGTGCGATGTCCGCACGGGCGCGGTCCGCGAGTTAGAACCGGGTCCGGCCGAAGTGCTCTGCTTCTCCGGCGACGGGCGGCGCCTCATGGCCGGTTCATCGGAGCGGGTGGTCGTCTGGGACGTGGCGACGGGTAAGCGGCTGGCCGACCACAAGGGTGAAACACTCGGTGGCGGCGTCCCGAGCGCCCTGGACCACACCGGGTCCGTGATTGCCGCCCTCCCGCACGGGTGGGGGGAGGACCGGGTTCGCTTTCTGGACGCGATCACCGGTGAACCGGTCGCGGGGCTGACCGGCCCTGAAGTGGAGATTTACGGTGGGGTCGTGACGTTCGCCCCGGACGGGAAGACGGTCCTTCTGGGCAACAAGGACGGGGTGTGCTGGTGGGACCCTGCCGCCGGCAAGCTGATCCGCCAGTTCGACGCCCCCTCCTCAACCGCCGCGTGGTTCGAACGCCAACAGGCCCGGCTCACCCCGGACGGAAAGGTGCTTGTCTGGCACACCCAACAGGCGCTGTTCCGGTGGGACGCGACGACCGGCAAGCCGCTGTTCCCACAGGCCCAGGGGACCGGGCACACGGAAGAAGTGAAGGCCCTGGACATTTCGCCCGACGGCACGCGGGTGGCGACCCTGGGGGGCGAGCCCGGTGTGCGGGTGTGGGACGCGACGACCGGTCGGCAACTGTTCGTCCTCCCCTCCAGCATTCCGACGGACGTTGACAATGCGGACTTCAGCCCCGACGGGCGGTTCCTTTTCACCCTGAGCCGGAAGCGCGACGCGGTTGTGAAGTGGGACGTAGCGACGGGCAAGGAGATCACCCGGTACGTGGTGGGAACGCCCGAGGAGCTGAGAACCAGCACCCTGTGTGCGTTCCGGTTGGCCCCCAATGGTCGTATCGTTCACGGGGTGTTGGATGATCTGTTCAGGAAAAGCGCGCGGATGGTGCAGTGGGACGCCGAGTCGGGCCGCATCCTCTCCGAAAGAACCGTGACCAATCGCGGGCAGGAAGATGGGTATCAGGGAAGCTTCTCGCCCGACTGTCGCTGGTTCGCTGGGGCCGAGTCGTTGTTCCCCGTCGAGCTCGGCCCGACGGCTAAAGCCATCGCTCTGGAAAAGGCACGGCCGATCGGGATGTACGTTTTCTCGTCGGACAGCCGGCTCCTCGCATTGACAGGCTGGAGCGTGGAAGCGCCCGCCACCCCCTCGGATCCGGCGTGTCATGCGGTGGTGCTGGACGTTGCCACGGGTGCGAAGGTCTTTGAGATGCCGGTTCGGTGGTGCACCGGGTTCGCGTTCCACCCGGACGGCCGGTCGCTGGCCGGCGCCGAGTCGGACGGGTTGGTGTTCTGGGACCTGGTGACGGGCAAGGAGTACGCCCGGCGGAAGGCCCACGCGCGGCACCCGATCGACCCGCAGCCGTTCGCGCGGGTCATGCGGTACTTTCCCGACGGGACGAAGCTGGTGACCGGGCACCACGACACGACCGCGCTGATCTGGGAGGCACCCGTCCGGCCGAAGGGCGCGAAGGTCCTGGACGAAAAGGGGCGAGCCGCTTTGTGGGACGACCTTGCGTCGCCGGACGGGGCGAAAGGGTGGGGCGCCGTGTGGGGGCTGGCCGATGACCCCGGCGCGGTCGCGTTCCTTCGCGGGAAGGTGACACCGGTCCCGGCGCTCCCGGCGAAGGAGTTCGACCCGCTCTTAGCGGACCTCGGTTCCGAAGCGTTTGCCACACGCGAGGCGGCAACGGAGAAGTTGAAGGCGGCCCTCGATCGCGCGACGGGGCCGCTCCGCGCCGCGTTGAAGGCCGAGCTGACGGCGGAACAGAAACTCCGAGTCGAGCAGCTCCTGGCGGCCTGGCCGGGTGCGGACCGGCGCCCCCTGACCGGCGACCGGTTGCGGGGCGTCCGGGCGGTGGCCGCTCTGGAACTGGCGGGAACAGCCGGGGCTCGGAAGCTGCTGGCGGAGTTGGCCGCAGGGGCTGCTGACGCGACCATCACGCGCGAAGCCAAATTCGCATTGGGGCGCGTGAGCCGATGA
- a CDS encoding helix-turn-helix domain-containing protein, which yields MRVRLQIVLMAHRGRARQDIATDLGVHRRTVTRWVNAYCDDGLDGLRPKKAKGTPCKIPKALAEEIKRWVIKGPAEEGLDRANWTHAELADHLLKTKGIRTSRSAMQRFCSGIDIRLYRPTYRHDRGDPVKQAQAREDLADLGKGPRPVNSSS from the coding sequence TTGCGGGTCCGTCTCCAGATCGTGCTGATGGCCCATCGGGGGCGTGCCCGCCAGGACATCGCCACCGACTTGGGGGTCCACCGCCGGACCGTCACCCGGTGGGTCAACGCGTACTGCGACGACGGACTCGACGGGCTGCGGCCCAAGAAGGCCAAGGGCACCCCCTGCAAGATCCCCAAGGCCCTCGCCGAGGAGATCAAGCGTTGGGTGATCAAGGGGCCGGCCGAGGAGGGGCTCGACCGTGCCAACTGGACGCACGCGGAATTGGCCGATCATCTGCTCAAGACCAAGGGCATCCGCACCTCCCGTAGCGCCATGCAACGGTTCTGCTCGGGGATCGACATCCGCCTGTATCGGCCCACGTACCGCCACGACCGGGGCGACCCGGTCAAGCAGGCCCAGGCCCGGGAGGATCTGGCCGACCTGGGAAAAGGGCCGCGGCCGGTGAACTCGTCCTCTTGA
- a CDS encoding transposase produces MVPTLAATLGVKGHRPIVGTRDCKDLLYVLAVVNWVTAGVHANTLESSANAKKKTGLSKTRRMQEAFAAHLRHIGRMYPREKYPRVVVLIDNAPWHRGKPIDEAMRENPHLEFQRLPSYSPQLNPIERFWKKLRRRATHNRLFDTLADLKASIRASLCYFQAVRHKVKSLIEGRPKRKTSK; encoded by the coding sequence ATGGTCCCGACGTTGGCCGCAACGCTCGGGGTCAAGGGTCACCGGCCGATCGTGGGAACCCGCGATTGCAAGGATCTCCTGTACGTGCTCGCCGTCGTCAATTGGGTCACCGCGGGCGTTCACGCCAACACGCTGGAAAGTTCGGCGAATGCCAAGAAGAAGACCGGGTTGAGCAAGACCCGTCGCATGCAAGAGGCGTTTGCGGCTCACCTGCGGCACATCGGTCGCATGTACCCGCGGGAGAAATATCCACGTGTCGTGGTACTGATCGACAACGCCCCGTGGCACCGGGGGAAGCCGATCGACGAGGCGATGCGCGAGAACCCGCACCTGGAGTTCCAGCGTCTGCCCAGCTACAGCCCGCAGTTGAACCCGATCGAGCGGTTCTGGAAGAAGCTCCGCCGCCGGGCCACACACAACCGCCTGTTCGACACGTTGGCGGACCTGAAGGCGTCGATCCGGGCCAGCCTCTGTTACTTCCAGGCCGTCCGACATAAGGTCAAAAGCCTCATCGAGGGACGGCCCAAGCGGAAGACCAGCAAATGA
- a CDS encoding endonuclease/exonuclease/phosphatase family protein → MRGKFLFWNIRRAQGSRLTACLTRLAGFGTDVFLFEECPADATPVLTALNAQQTNRYTVVASQSSRVRFFVRQTGPFDGATWHDPFFDAVSDRITALECQPRGALSVLIIGAHLDSPANGLSADDRAEWARDLAQDVRTVEGDIGHTRTILVGDLNMNPFDGGLVQTTALHAAMTRHLTGIVVRHEARTRNPVFYNPMWSCFGDRPAMRIQPRGRRRPPGT, encoded by the coding sequence ATGCGTGGCAAGTTTCTGTTCTGGAACATCCGGCGCGCCCAAGGAAGCCGACTGACCGCTTGTCTCACCCGTTTGGCCGGCTTCGGCACGGATGTCTTCCTATTTGAGGAGTGCCCGGCCGATGCCACGCCGGTGCTGACCGCGTTGAACGCTCAGCAGACGAACCGCTACACAGTAGTCGCGAGCCAAAGCTCGCGCGTGCGGTTTTTCGTTCGGCAAACCGGTCCGTTTGACGGAGCGACGTGGCACGACCCCTTTTTTGATGCAGTCAGCGACCGCATTACCGCGTTAGAATGCCAACCGAGGGGTGCCTTGAGCGTTCTGATCATCGGCGCTCACCTGGATTCGCCCGCGAATGGATTGTCGGCCGACGACCGCGCCGAGTGGGCAAGAGACCTCGCACAAGACGTCCGAACCGTGGAAGGGGACATCGGCCACACGCGGACGATTTTGGTCGGCGATCTGAATATGAATCCGTTCGATGGCGGGCTTGTCCAGACGACAGCCCTTCACGCGGCCATGACCCGGCATCTGACGGGCATTGTTGTCAGACACGAGGCGCGAACCCGAAATCCGGTGTTTTACAACCCGATGTGGTCGTGCTTCGGCGACAGACCAGCGATGCGGATTCAACCCCGTGGTCGCCGACGCCCGCCGGGAACGTAG
- a CDS encoding dienelactone hydrolase family protein — protein MTVTDSAADLPTPTGPMRTYFYAPHDPHRTQPRPGLVLYSEIFQQTPPVRRLAVTFASLGYLVAVPEVYHAHEPPGCVLGYDDDGKTRGNTLKQIIPMSDFDDDARVVVDALRGHSGCTGRVGAVGICLGGHLAFRAALLPEVRATACFYPTDLHSGTLGKGGGADSLARAKEIRGELLMVFGRQDPHVPTAGRRAIYDALDAAGVWFTWHEFNAAHAFLRDEGERYDPATARLGIGLAADLFGRSL, from the coding sequence ATGACCGTCACCGACTCCGCTGCCGATCTCCCCACGCCCACGGGACCGATGCGGACGTACTTCTACGCGCCGCACGACCCGCACCGTACGCAACCGCGGCCGGGACTGGTGCTGTACTCCGAAATCTTCCAGCAGACGCCGCCCGTGCGCCGGCTCGCCGTCACGTTCGCCAGCCTGGGCTACCTCGTCGCGGTGCCGGAGGTGTACCACGCGCACGAACCGCCGGGCTGCGTGCTCGGGTACGACGACGACGGGAAGACCCGCGGCAACACCCTGAAGCAGATCATCCCGATGTCCGACTTCGATGACGACGCCCGCGTGGTGGTCGATGCGCTCCGGGGGCACTCGGGGTGTACGGGGCGCGTCGGAGCGGTGGGCATCTGCCTCGGCGGGCACCTCGCGTTCCGCGCGGCGCTCCTGCCGGAGGTGCGCGCCACCGCGTGCTTCTACCCGACGGATTTGCACAGCGGAACGCTGGGGAAGGGCGGCGGGGCCGATTCGCTGGCGCGGGCAAAAGAGATCCGCGGGGAGCTGCTGATGGTGTTCGGGCGGCAAGACCCGCACGTCCCAACGGCGGGGCGCCGGGCGATCTACGACGCCCTCGACGCGGCCGGCGTGTGGTTCACGTGGCACGAGTTCAACGCCGCACACGCCTTCCTGCGCGACGAGGGCGAACGGTACGACCCGGCCACCGCACGTTTGGGGATCGGGTTGGCCGCCGACCTGTTCGGTCGGAGCCTGTGA
- a CDS encoding HEAT repeat domain-containing protein, translating to MTALLLLVPLAAPAAPPSPADPPVPIAKKAPAAERELATWFDDLRSEDPHKRGSAVAALIKAGPKAKALVPSLVKLIGDKDIGFNAVTILGAIGPDAKEAVPVITDLISKPGAGGYGIEAVAVALARIDAPALDATRRLLISSGKCDISFLLRSQVLAEYPALVVPQVIALCADKDPKVRAKAALVLNLLGGKMNGADLKSPLERAGAAAKSIPPALEKMLGDEDVDIRVTAAQSLSSLAPDRAEKTIPVIVALALDDKYAAKVPPGGVFHKYFQPVPTPAAKALIPLLDDANERVRLWAFDALTTLMVQEPFDAALKDGKTVRIRQGVARVLGAQNKYAVGSIPALRAALTDPEFPVRFAAAWALVRVDTRGGETNAAAVPVLIEGLDQTSDAVRIEASQCLMLAGPVAKSAVPALKKLFGSPKSEPQLEAAIALAGIDPKGAAETVPALTEGLKSEPDSEPKVSRIAWWLDYEVEPRAIRIAKVLAELGPAAKSAVPELIKRYDAKDPHLRLHAAEAVGRVDSEQAPKAAKALIKLMRDADFDFYRVRVNSLAAIRHIGPAAKSVAPTLLSMIEDERDVPAHAALALIVVDPDGARPAFEWFRKALAAEATVNSHALIARLPEIGAAAKPLVPELIVALKSSYYQKDAIRSLAAIGPDAKDALPELKKLVENGPQPEIKWLAAEAIKKIETK from the coding sequence ATGACCGCTCTCCTCCTGCTCGTTCCACTGGCCGCACCGGCGGCGCCTCCCTCACCCGCTGATCCGCCCGTACCGATCGCCAAGAAGGCGCCTGCTGCCGAGCGCGAGCTGGCGACGTGGTTCGATGACCTCCGAAGTGAGGACCCACACAAACGGGGGAGCGCCGTCGCGGCGCTCATCAAAGCGGGGCCGAAGGCCAAGGCGCTCGTGCCGAGCCTCGTCAAGCTGATCGGGGATAAGGACATCGGCTTCAACGCGGTGACGATCCTCGGGGCGATCGGCCCGGACGCGAAGGAGGCCGTACCCGTAATCACCGACCTGATCTCAAAACCGGGCGCAGGGGGGTACGGTATCGAGGCGGTCGCCGTCGCACTGGCCCGGATCGATGCCCCCGCACTCGATGCCACGCGCCGGCTTCTGATCTCCTCGGGTAAATGCGATATCAGCTTCTTGCTCCGCTCGCAGGTGCTCGCCGAGTACCCGGCGCTGGTGGTGCCGCAGGTGATTGCCCTGTGCGCCGATAAGGACCCGAAGGTGCGGGCGAAGGCCGCGCTCGTACTCAACTTGCTCGGGGGCAAGATGAACGGGGCGGACCTCAAATCGCCCCTAGAACGCGCCGGCGCGGCCGCGAAAAGCATTCCCCCGGCACTGGAGAAAATGCTCGGCGATGAGGACGTTGACATCCGCGTGACCGCGGCCCAGTCGCTCAGTTCGCTCGCCCCGGACCGAGCCGAAAAGACCATTCCCGTGATCGTGGCACTCGCGCTCGACGACAAGTACGCCGCTAAGGTCCCGCCCGGTGGGGTGTTCCACAAATACTTTCAGCCGGTCCCCACTCCTGCGGCAAAGGCTCTGATCCCGCTCCTCGACGACGCGAACGAACGCGTCCGCTTGTGGGCGTTCGACGCGCTCACAACGCTGATGGTACAAGAGCCGTTCGATGCGGCACTCAAGGACGGCAAAACGGTTCGCATCCGTCAGGGGGTCGCGCGGGTTCTCGGCGCGCAAAACAAATACGCTGTGGGGTCGATTCCGGCGCTCCGGGCCGCCCTCACCGATCCCGAGTTCCCGGTCCGGTTCGCGGCGGCTTGGGCGCTGGTGCGTGTGGACACGCGCGGCGGTGAGACGAACGCCGCCGCGGTCCCGGTTCTGATCGAGGGCCTCGATCAGACGAGCGATGCGGTACGGATCGAGGCGAGCCAGTGCCTGATGTTGGCCGGCCCGGTCGCGAAGTCTGCCGTTCCTGCGCTCAAGAAGCTGTTCGGGTCTCCGAAGTCGGAACCGCAGCTCGAAGCGGCGATCGCGCTGGCCGGTATCGATCCGAAGGGCGCGGCGGAAACCGTACCGGCGCTCACCGAGGGACTGAAGTCCGAACCCGACTCCGAGCCGAAGGTGTCCCGGATCGCGTGGTGGCTGGACTACGAAGTCGAGCCGAGGGCGATCCGGATCGCAAAGGTGCTGGCCGAACTCGGGCCGGCCGCGAAGTCTGCGGTGCCCGAACTGATCAAGAGGTACGACGCGAAGGACCCGCACTTGCGGTTGCACGCGGCCGAAGCGGTCGGTCGCGTCGACTCGGAACAGGCTCCGAAGGCGGCCAAGGCGCTCATCAAGTTGATGCGGGACGCGGACTTCGATTTCTACAGGGTTCGTGTCAACTCCCTGGCCGCGATCCGGCACATCGGCCCGGCGGCCAAGAGCGTCGCACCGACGCTCTTGAGCATGATCGAGGACGAGCGGGACGTCCCCGCGCACGCGGCGCTCGCGCTGATCGTTGTTGATCCGGACGGCGCGCGACCGGCGTTCGAGTGGTTCCGCAAAGCGCTGGCGGCCGAGGCGACCGTAAACTCGCACGCCCTCATCGCCCGGCTGCCCGAAATTGGTGCCGCGGCCAAGCCGCTGGTGCCCGAACTGATCGTGGCGCTGAAGTCGAGCTACTACCAGAAAGACGCGATCCGCAGTCTCGCGGCCATTGGCCCGGACGCGAAGGACGCGCTGCCGGAACTGAAGAAACTGGTCGAGAACGGCCCACAACCGGAGATTAAGTGGCTCGCGGCCGAAGCGATCAAGAAGATCGAGACGAAGTAA
- a CDS encoding SpoIIE family protein phosphatase, with protein sequence MPDRHAIKVLLVDDQPMVGETVRRMLADEPGVEFRHCPDPAAAIDAANEFKPTVILQDLVMPDIDGLQLVKYFRANAATRETPLVVLSSKEEPVVKARAFALGANDYMVKLPDRLEVVARVKYHSRGYVALLERNEAYRQLAETQREMAAELARAARYVQSLLPAQLSTGPIRIAWQFVPSTQLAGDMFGYHWIDKDHFAIYLLDVSGHGVGSALLAVSAGNVLSANSIPGADPRDPGAVVTRLNDMFQMERQDGKYFTIWYGVYRPADRVLAYCNAGHPPALLLSDGTLHSLEADAPAVGMMPDLPYDTRTVPVAAGARLLVYSDGIMEIEKADGEMWPFEDFLARISSDLRAEGDLIARHLEFVRELGAQHVLSDDFSMMDVRV encoded by the coding sequence ATGCCCGACCGCCATGCCATTAAAGTGCTGCTCGTGGACGACCAACCGATGGTCGGGGAGACGGTGCGCCGGATGCTCGCCGACGAACCGGGCGTCGAGTTCCGCCACTGCCCGGACCCGGCCGCGGCCATCGACGCCGCCAACGAGTTCAAGCCCACCGTCATCCTGCAAGACCTCGTGATGCCCGACATCGACGGGCTCCAGTTGGTCAAATACTTCCGCGCCAACGCGGCGACGCGCGAGACCCCGCTCGTCGTGCTCTCCAGTAAGGAAGAGCCCGTCGTGAAGGCGCGGGCGTTCGCGCTCGGGGCCAACGACTACATGGTGAAACTGCCCGACCGACTCGAGGTCGTCGCCCGCGTCAAGTACCACTCCCGCGGCTACGTCGCCCTCCTGGAGCGCAACGAGGCGTACCGCCAACTGGCCGAAACACAGCGCGAGATGGCGGCCGAACTCGCCCGCGCGGCCCGGTACGTCCAGTCGCTGCTCCCGGCACAACTCTCGACCGGGCCGATCCGGATCGCGTGGCAGTTCGTGCCGTCCACCCAGCTCGCCGGCGACATGTTCGGCTACCACTGGATCGACAAGGACCACTTCGCCATCTACCTGCTCGACGTGAGCGGGCACGGCGTCGGCTCGGCCCTGCTCGCGGTGTCCGCCGGGAACGTGCTGTCCGCCAACTCGATCCCCGGCGCCGACCCGCGCGACCCCGGCGCGGTTGTCACCCGGCTCAACGACATGTTCCAGATGGAGCGCCAGGACGGCAAATACTTCACCATCTGGTACGGCGTGTACCGCCCGGCGGACCGGGTGCTCGCCTACTGCAACGCCGGGCACCCGCCGGCCCTCCTTCTGTCTGATGGCACGCTCCATTCGCTCGAAGCCGACGCGCCCGCCGTCGGGATGATGCCGGACCTGCCGTACGACACCCGCACGGTTCCCGTGGCGGCGGGCGCGCGGCTCCTCGTGTACAGCGACGGCATCATGGAGATCGAGAAGGCGGACGGGGAGATGTGGCCGTTCGAAGACTTCCTGGCCCGGATCTCGAGCGACCTCCGCGCCGAGGGCGATCTGATCGCCCGGCACCTGGAGTTCGTCCGCGAGTTAGGCGCACAACACGTACTGAGTGACGACTTTTCGATGATGGATGTGCGGGTCTGA
- a CDS encoding methyl-accepting chemotaxis protein, giving the protein MIRLRDVSLRTKLHTLLIAYTLTLAAVLVVRVYTINRYSIGGPTYTVLSQRKELIGEMLPPPLLVGRPYLALQELETATDPAEIRRLTGLYKEFEAQYFQRREYWLSKLPREDPTRQAIEVTAHLSAVEFFRLANEEYLPNLRGDAAARAKAMKVLRDQLGPTFREQNRVLQEALKKEEAAVAASEAQTMSDLAFWQSVSLGFAVLALTFFGVVGWLIVRSIARSADLLLVRVRQMTSGAADLTVRLAVEGKDEMGQLAEGINAVVAKIQGIVGKARESSLQLLSTASQIASTARSQEQTVNNLSASTTQVAASVREVSATSKDLSGTMNEVSQTATHAAELATRGRDNTTRMATEMKQLVESTTSVSTKLNMIREKADSINAVVTTITKVADQTNLLSINAAIEAEKAGEYGRGFLVVAREIRRLADQTAVATLDIETMVKQMQDAVSAGVMQMDKFADEVRSGVGQVTKINQMTWEIINEVQSLSGRFQLVNEGMRNQTTGAQQINEAMGQIAEATHRSAQSIKEFERATTTLRASVEGLNQEIAQFKT; this is encoded by the coding sequence ATGATCCGCCTCCGCGACGTGTCGCTGCGCACGAAGCTCCACACCCTCCTCATCGCGTACACGCTCACGTTAGCTGCCGTCCTGGTAGTGAGGGTGTACACGATCAACCGCTACTCCATCGGCGGCCCCACTTACACCGTCTTGAGCCAGCGCAAAGAGCTGATCGGCGAAATGTTGCCGCCGCCGCTCCTGGTCGGGCGCCCGTACCTCGCCCTTCAAGAGCTGGAAACGGCGACCGACCCCGCCGAGATCCGCCGGCTCACCGGGCTGTACAAAGAATTCGAGGCCCAATACTTCCAGCGCCGGGAATACTGGCTATCGAAACTGCCCCGCGAGGACCCCACGCGGCAGGCCATCGAGGTCACGGCCCACCTTTCGGCCGTCGAGTTCTTCCGGCTCGCGAACGAGGAGTACCTTCCGAATTTGAGGGGCGACGCCGCCGCGCGGGCGAAAGCGATGAAGGTGCTGAGGGACCAACTCGGCCCGACGTTCCGGGAACAGAACCGCGTCCTCCAGGAGGCGCTCAAGAAGGAAGAGGCCGCGGTGGCGGCCAGCGAGGCGCAGACCATGTCCGACCTCGCGTTCTGGCAGAGCGTCAGCCTCGGTTTCGCGGTCCTGGCGCTCACGTTCTTCGGCGTGGTCGGGTGGCTCATCGTCCGGAGCATCGCGCGGTCCGCGGACCTCCTGCTCGTCCGCGTGCGCCAGATGACCAGCGGGGCCGCGGACCTCACGGTCCGCCTCGCGGTGGAAGGAAAGGACGAAATGGGCCAACTCGCCGAGGGGATCAACGCCGTGGTCGCCAAGATCCAGGGCATCGTCGGCAAGGCCCGCGAGTCCAGCCTGCAACTCCTGTCGACCGCGTCCCAGATCGCCTCCACGGCGCGGAGCCAGGAGCAGACGGTGAACAACCTGAGCGCCTCGACCACCCAGGTCGCCGCGAGCGTCCGGGAGGTGTCCGCGACGAGCAAGGACCTGTCCGGCACCATGAACGAGGTGAGCCAGACCGCCACCCACGCGGCCGAACTCGCCACCCGCGGGCGGGACAACACCACCCGGATGGCGACCGAAATGAAGCAACTGGTGGAATCCACCACCAGCGTGTCCACCAAACTGAATATGATCCGGGAGAAGGCGGACAGCATCAACGCGGTCGTCACGACGATCACGAAGGTCGCGGACCAGACCAACCTGCTGTCCATCAACGCCGCCATCGAGGCGGAGAAGGCCGGCGAGTACGGCCGCGGGTTCCTCGTGGTGGCGCGCGAGATCCGCCGCCTCGCGGACCAGACCGCCGTGGCGACGCTGGACATCGAAACGATGGTGAAGCAGATGCAGGACGCGGTGTCCGCCGGCGTGATGCAGATGGACAAGTTCGCCGACGAGGTGCGGTCCGGCGTCGGCCAGGTGACGAAGATCAATCAGATGACGTGGGAGATCATCAACGAGGTCCAGAGCCTGAGCGGCCGGTTCCAACTGGTGAACGAGGGGATGCGGAACCAGACGACCGGCGCGCAGCAGATCAACGAGGCGATGGGCCAGATCGCGGAGGCGACGCACCGGTCGGCGCAGTCGATCAAGGAGTTCGAGCGCGCCACCACCACCCTCCGGGCGTCCGTCGAGGGGCTGAACCAGGAGATCGCGCAGTTCAAAACCTGA